The following is a genomic window from Rutidosis leptorrhynchoides isolate AG116_Rl617_1_P2 chromosome 8, CSIRO_AGI_Rlap_v1, whole genome shotgun sequence.
taaccggttagacacactaatgcaaattctagttcgctaagaccaacgctctgataccaactgtgacgatcgctccaaatcaatatggacgaacacatcattcattgatttcattgcgaggtatttgacctctatgtgatacattttgtaacattgtattcgtttgaaaaggtatttcataaatgaatatataaattccaggtttttaacatttgatgattcctacgtatagacaatcaccatttaaatggtttacaataatacatctgttgacaatacagtcaaaataagatacatggtaatggtttggtgaatgcaagtttcttgtatatagcatgtatgactccaagcacatatcttgtatcacgtataagcaaacagcggaagacttctagaaacctgagaataaacatgcttcaagtgtcaacacaaaggttggtgagttcatagttttaatattacacataatccgtatatcaatgtggattacaaaagttcagttgttttattcaaaacgtttatcaataggttttacataaaaggtggatcacaagatttcagttgtttcatccgaaacgtttatcaaaatattctacgaaattgagcaccctggtaactaaacttaacgtatatataatttgtaccctttgtataatcatcttaataatacacgcaaaccaacgtgtacgcttctcaaatagcatacgtccgttaaaaggctagcgctctagctcggacggggatatcaagccctatggatccatatactactactcgcgcccaccagttcttataactggcagttaacagttaccaaagctaagggattttcggttcaaactcagcgtagaatttagtatgtacttgtatccattgcgtttaaaataaattgcatgtattctcagcccaaaaatatctattgcaaaagcaattaaaaaaagggatcaatgaaactcacgcatataaatattgtatatcggttaataaaacatttgcatgtattctcagcccaaaaatgtagagagtaaaagggatcttatgaaactcacacatataaatattgtatatcggttaataaagcatttgcatgtattctcagcccaaaaatgtagagagtaaaagggatcttatgaaactcacacatataaatctagtattttcagtatttataaacagtcgcatgtattctcagcccaaaaatatattgaggaaaagggatcatatgaaactcactgttttatattgatatacaatattgcaggaaagcacgtagacgcatcggagatgataaacacgaggtttgattcacaaaaatacccccgaacattacccataacctccttggtaataacccatattttccttagctctagctcgctcggaaactcgttttgaaaattacttggacagcacttcgtcttaatattttatgtacattattatttttgtatcgcaaaaataataacattaataataaaaataataagattaataataatcttattaataataataataataataataataataatataataataataataataataataataataataataataataataataataataataataataataataaataaaataaatacggagtaatatatgttaaaatagaagcagaatgatcgagtttttataggtgtggcctgtccccagaccccatgcgatcgcatggttctgaaggccattggccatgcgatcgcatggcccatttttccagctcacataattttgtcctaatgcttgtcgacataattaaataatatatataatatataatttaaattaattaattatatattatattttattcccgtgcatagttgatttgtaatttttgttccgataagtcgtacatcatcacttgacttatgtcccggttccggtttttcgaatgtcctttcgtacctttagaaaacttgcattttacgtttcgtgtcacgtacttttgtcaaaatatagccttaagttatccataaactataccactcaaagtatatcttaaactttagagtgttttggtcatttacttctataaatcatcgtctcactatttgttaaaatacatttttaaaatagtgttttaatgtagcaaagttgCTGTAGCaaggtcaatttttactgtagcaattcactgtagcaaagtaaatttcactgtagcaaatagtgattttcgaaaacactgtagcattttgggtactgtagcaatttgaaaatactgtagcaaattagtttttttacttgttcatcttaaacgttttagttaacttatctaaatatcaatcgaatcaataatcgaatgttactatcgtttactaaataacttgaaatcatatatattcaaatagatatataaaccaataagtttaatgtacggtaacatgcaattaaaactttgttacgttttcaagttatagtatatatatgtatctatttacatataatggttcgcgaatcgttgagaacaactgaagggtatttgaatagcttaaaattcttgagattcagttttacagactttacttatcgtgtcgaaatcattaatcatttaagattaagtttaaatttagtcgaaatttccgggtcatcacagtacctacccgttaaagaaatttcgtcccgaaatttgagtgaggtcgtcatggctaacaataaaaatgttttcatgacgaatatgagttggtaaatagaattttatcaccgttgaataatatggataaaacaatctgatttctcgaagcgtatgagagaagttatcgtaaaagagtgaaatgaaagaatagagattcgtcttaacttttgaagtagtaacgattgatttccggaatttaaggaatagaaaatcttcataatctaaataagatttgattcttcgagaattaaggaaattttgatttcctttgattaaatgcgtaatctacctcgattgctatgtctgatatttcgctataaattgacctcttccgtttcatttattttcaccactcctactttctttcccaattaatacattcaaaaaaaattgtgaaaatgcttaatccagttctggttcttgacctaatattgacgtttgccacactcatccttcttttccagctcccaccagaagaatctgtttatttctattatgctctagggatagttgtatttatcattctcccgtgtctttatattgctatacgcattgatatacacggtttgtaaatttatgtgtttttatctggcttttattttccattatatttcggagcttcatgctttcgttttctcttcccgaccttaagtcaagcggatactggtccataattcgtagctatacatttcagaatgaacatagttaatgttctaagaaggtaatcgtaatggtacgatcttgatttgtcaaattaccagaatatccggaaaagaccgaatcatcaagaaaatattttcttgatatgtttagaggttaaatagaataaaagagttatgtaacatggttcattatgagggtgggatctgtgaacctttatcacgttccattagaaactcagcatgacttactgtaatataatcacgttgatcaagtgtcattatattatactaattcatgcttcagttcccaacactacttcaaaacattcaaattttaaacttgaaggcttcagaatttagaaactaaaatagtttcttttatgatgtaatacagatagcgtgaagagatgaatgattttagataagaatgcttatgaaaatatcttcagaaatatcgaggatatttataataaaagatacgatgatatcttagaatttctaatatcgaagaatgatgaagaagatttgttcgtaacggattttgagttagtagcaaggtattcgttaatgacttcagcagatgctgaatcatttgtattctttgaaggcaggtttagtctttgtgatttatccacagccctccttcatattttgctcaatccgttttccagtttcaaaccttctctttttctcagctttaccaccatactattctttatcatcaaacttttgactgttaaggtcgtttacagtttttgctgcttcatcagcattgttccaatttcagagaactagtttcatagtttggggtgtttttcgaaaacttcacattcgaagtatgtaattcgaggaggtagacgttatatgtacacatataactgttggcgtagacgtgctgcaagatttcaaaatactgattgcaaattcccgatagttggaacggcaactattgttacaagatatggatgagtacatgatagggtttcaatgtatatatagtgatttccggagagattcaaatagcagagtgacggagtcgctggtacatttactgctaatatggtggaacataaaaggttccccagtaacaaaaacgtatatgccaaagttataagtctgaaaggtcgtcgttgactagttgaatgggtgataatactggatacttttaaaaaggaattgcaaggttattttcagtaataataatgccgaaggatttatcacagatacgtgttaaagttttacttaggtttcgagagctttccagatatatgattataagtacaaatctttcttctcgtagatatcgtgtagttggtttgtcttctcgtttgttcattagttgaagtgtttctaagaatttcgatgggtttgaacgcaaaatgtaatcatatgatgttctagtactgttctgaattcaaagcatggttttcgaagcatggttttgaaagatgtaggaatctaagagtgatgtttttcgtttaatcttgacttggattctgatctatcgaaatcagaatatgaaattgaatgaaaatggttattctgcgatgaatagataagtatatctataggtttgagcagtatagttaatgattgctgaatcagaattgaagaatgtatagtgtaacatattaatgtggaatttatatatttctagggtattacctacccgttaaaatattctcatcattaacagtttgtacaaaaggattttcaattacaatctttatgaaaatatatgtatgtatatttccttcagatgtaatatagatttaatgagttattaaactcatttggttttcggttggaactagaaacgaataatctcttctatattaaagattacataatcgtcgcaggatatttctccaatgaagttatgaattaatacttcatcgtttatggttattagtattcttcggtgcctacggtgcgtatgaggttgatactcgcgggacagattgtgaggttaaggtttacggtgcggatgttgttgttggtggtactggtactgttgttggttgtgctgctggttctggtggtgctaccggtgctgcctgtgatgcctgcaaattgtgcatcatattctccaaagccacaactcgagcgcgaagctcgttaacttcttctattattccgggatgattggcggttggtacgagtggatgaataaagtttaaaattctagttatcatataatcgttgcgaaatatcttggaaatgagggtaaagatagtgtttcgaatgggttcgccggtaagtgcctcaggttcctcaccaagaggtgaattcggttggtggaaaggatcaccttcctcttgtttccattgattaagttgattacgaacccatccacaattcatccagaattggtgatgactgattggttgattcattccagttacactgctttcggaactcaggtggaaattcatatcggaatccgaagaactcgaattacttgcagaattcatcttacacggttagataaataattttcgatgtgaaatgattttcggatatcggatgatattttaattacatagaatacctttatatagtacaaaggatccgtaaattaaggagaaactttcggaaactgtcaagtaaaggtaacagtaacagatacgctaagatattcattttgtctatacactagtcatgcaatccatgcaataaggtgtgtctagactacaaatgataagcaggtaattttccacacaaggaatgataagcaggtaatttctaacaaaaaaaattataagcaacaacttttatcatgcagacatggtcgaagtccagactcactaatgtatcctaacaataaccggttagacacactaatgcaaattctagttcgctaagaccaacgctctgataccaactgtgacgatcgctccaaatccatatggacgaacacatcattcattgatttcattgcgaggtatttgacctctatgtgatacattttgtaacattgtattcgtttgaaaaggtatttcataaatgaatatataaattccaggtttttaacatttgatgattcctacgtatagacaatcaccatttaaatggtttacaataatacatctgttgacaatacagtcaaaataagatacatggtaatggtttggtgaatgcaagtttcttgtatatagcatgtatgactccaagcacatatcttgtatcacgtataagcaaacagcggaagacttctagaaacctgagaataaacatgcttcaagtgtcaacacaaaggttggtgagttcatagttttaatattacacataatccgtatatcaatgtggattacaaaagttcagttgttttattcaaaacgtttatcaataggttttacataaaaggtggatcacaagatttcagttgtttcatccgaaacgtttatcaaaatattctacgaaattgagcaccctggtaactaaacttaacgtatatataatttgtaccctttgtataatcatcttaataatacacgcaaaccaacgtgtacgcttctcaaatagcatacgtccgttaaaaggctagcgctctagctcggacggggatatcaagccctatggatccatatactactactcgcgcccaccagttcttataactggcagttaacagttaccaaagctaagggattttcggttcaaactcagcgtagaatttagtatgtacttgtatccattgcgtttaaaataaattgcatgtatactcagcccaaaaatatctattgcaaaagcaattaaaaaaagggatcaatgaaactcacgcatataaatattgtatatcggttaataaagcatttgcatgtattctcagcccaaaaatgtagagagtaaaagggatcttatgaaactcacacatataaatattgtatatcggttaataaagcatttgcatgtattctcagcccaaaaatgtagagagtaaaagggatcttatgaaactcacacatataaatctagtattttcagtatttataattagtcgcatgtattctcagcccaaaaatatattgaggaaaagggatcatatgaaactcactgttttatattgatatacaatattgcaggaaagcacgtagacgcatcggagatgataaacacgaggtttgattcacaaaaatacccccgaacattacccataacctccttggtaataacccatattttccttagctctagctcgctcgaaaactcgttttgaaaattacttggacagcacttcgtcttaatattttatgtacattattatttttgtatcgcaaaaataataacattaataataaaaataataagattaataataatcttaataataataataataataataataataataataataataataataataataaataaaataaatacggagtaatatatgttaaaatagaagcagaatgatcgagtttttataggtgtggcctgtccccagaccccatgcgatcgcatggttctgaaggccattggccatgcgatcgcatggcccatttttccagctcacataattttgtcctaatgcttgtcgacataattaaataatatatataatatataatttaaattaattaattatatattatattttattcccgtgcatagttgatttgtaatttttgttccgataagtcgtacatcatcacttgacttatgtcccggttccggtttttcgaatgtcctttcgtacctttagaaaacttgcattttacgtttcgtgtcacgtacttttgtcaaaatatagccttaagttatccataaactataccactcaaagtatatcttaaactttagagtgttttggtcatttacttctataaatcatcgtctcactatttgttaaaatacatttttaaaatagtgttttaatgtagcaaagttgctgtagcaaagtcaatttttactgtagcaattcactgtagcaaagtaaattttaccgtagcaaatagtgattttcgaaaacactgtagcattttgggtactgtagcaatttgaaaatactgtagcaaattagtttttttacttgttcatcttaaacgttttagttaacttatctaaatatcaatcgaatcaataatcgaatgttactatcgtttactaaataacttgaaatcatatatattcaaatagatatataaaccaataagtttaatgtacggtaacatgcaattaaaactttgttacgttttcaagttatagtatatatatttatctatttacatataatggttcgcgaatcgttgagaacaactgaagggtatttgaatagcttaaaattcttgagattcagttttacagactttacttatcgtgtcgaaatcattaatcatttaagattaagtttaaatttagtcgaaatttccgggtcatcacatctacagtcccgctttttacatgttttcagggatgagaatacacgccgttatatttacatttttaaagcttttgtattgacacgagtactatatatgtgtactgagtttgttcacaaagcctctagcttgaatacttttaacaccctcggtgtaagcacaatttagatggacggatccgttaggttgacaacctcacccgctatgaaaactgtggtgcatttattttgaacattagatacgctcgaacaagtgtataacattttaggaggtaaaggcgggtatagtggcttctatactcgggtcattgctagtattcaggtgctcagattatgcaaacgttaaaatctcgtggtcaaggtaactaaactatttttctgataactgtttttcagatactgttacataacTTTAAACCTGTAGCTTCACCAATATTATTGTTGATCCtgttttgcatgttttattctcatgtattaattgcttccgctgtagaatattgctgttacatagaagtcaagccaagcactgggaccagagttaacattctgttaaagggatttttgacggggtgttaaatatAGTAGCTCGGATTCGGTGAAAATGCTCAACCTGGATCCTAGATTAACACTCTTTTGACTTATTTAAAGATGAAGAAACAAGATAGTCTTTATGCCAGATATACGTCGAAACACAATACTAAATgaagatattttggatagtctaaagATCATATCTCATATTTGGATATCTGAATTATCTGCGAGTTTCAATGAATGACGTTTAAATTTCAGGAGGTCAAGCGATTGAAATTGAAGTTTTGTTAAAGTTTTGCTCAAGTAGTATGAGAATGTAAAATAGGAAGTAAAGATTAATTGGAGATCAGGTAATCTATATGTTTTGATATATGGATGTGTATGAGGCTTGACTTGTTTCTTATCTGCCATGGTGAATGTTGTGTGATGTATGCCAATGTTTAAAATCAATAATATCTCttgtatttaaattatatatatatatatatatatatatatatatatatataaaatatctttggtatttaaataatatatatataaggcGTGTTTGACACATGAATTTCTAGGTGTTTAAAATCATACAATTTAGCTTTATTTGGCACACTAAGTTTTAGAGCTCATGAAAAAGATAAGCTATGAAAAATTTAGTTAGCTAAAATAGTTTATGAAAATAATAACTAGAAGCTTATGAAGAGTGAAATTACATTAATACCCCTAAATCATAACATATCAtttattttgtttttttgtttCATTTAAACGCTTAAGCTTTCAACTAGAAGCTAATTTCATCCAAACAAACTCTATTAGGACatcaaattgtttttttttttttttttgtatgaaattgtcacattataatatattatattatatatatatatatatatatatatatatatatatatatgttagatTGAAGGTAAATTATTGAAGGCTCGCTACCTTGTGCTTTCACTGCTTTGTAATAACTAGAAGCTTATGAAGAGTGAAATTACATTACTACCCCTAAATCATAACATATCATTTATTTTTTGTCTTTTTGTTTCATTTAAACGCTTAAGCTTTCAACTAGAAGCTAATTTCATCCAAACACACTCTATTAGGACatcaaattgttttttttttttttttgtacgaaATTGTCACATTataatatactccctccgtctcaattCTATTGTCCATTATTTCATTttgagatgtcccaaattaattgtccagattCTTTTTTAACCAATCAAAAGAGGTTAATCTGCAGAGAGAAGATATATTATTGGTGGAGAATAAAGTTAGTGGTATTTTCtaaaactgtgtattttttgtctggaaacaatagatttgggacggagtgagtatcatattatatatattagaTTGAAGGTAAATTAATAAAGGCTCGCTACTTTGTGCTTTCACTGCTTTGTAATATATGACACATTTAGTAACttacttattaataataaatattttattatactcttcgactcatttaaaatgttCAAATCATAGTTTTGAATTGTCATGCTTACTTTTTGTAACAGatcagataaatataaatatactctGTACTTAActtgagaaaaattaaattaacaagaaatcaacaactttattaattattatttattatttattattcagTTAAAAATAAACACGAAAGCTCATCTATCATTAAAAGAAAAAAAGTGAAGAAAACTTTTTTGAATATCTCATTAaagagtaaaaatataaaaaccgaGAAATAAGAAAAGACTTTTTATAGAGAGAGAAATGAAAGATTGTATGAATTGAAAAGAGTGAAGAGTCAACCAACCGACCTCTTTTTACTGTAAaacctttttattttttatttatactttttttatttatacttattttttttttgtaaggcTTTCAAGGCTCCACACACATTATCTCCTTTCTTCTTCCTCAAACCCATTTTCCTCTCTCTTgcccacatatacatacatacacactatTTCTATCTCTCTTCACAAAATACAAAAAATcttttttgttttctataatctcTCTTTTTCTTTTTAGCTCATGATCCAAAACCCAAAGTCAAGCATGCAGATAGCTCTTTTCTTTTACACACTTTTAGGGTTTCATCACAACACTTCATAAATCGCCCAAAAAAATAATTTATAGACAATAGTATGTGTGTTTGAGATAGAGAGAGTACCCATTTTTCATTTTATGcttcaaaaacttttttttttattcataTAAAATGTTTTGTGGGATTTTAAGTATTGGGTATTGgaaaagtttaaatctttgaagTGGGATTGTGTTTTTTTGGAATATAGATTGTGGGTTTTTGAGAGAAGGTGTAATATCATGAGTTTTGGGGGTTTTCTTGACAACAGCCACGGCGGCGACGGTGGTGCtactggtggtggtggtggtgctaGAATCGTCGCCGACATTTCATATAATATGCGCGGCGGTGCTATGTCCCAACCACTTTCTAAATCCATGTTTTCTTCCCCCGGCCTCTCACTTGCTCTTGTAATAACATTTATTTACTACtgtttattatcatttctattattacacACTCTGAGCACATCATAAAAACACACACTTAACTTAACtttatttgttttttattttttggtAGCAAACGACGAtggagggtggtggtggtggtggtggtggggttgGGGAGATGGGTAGAATGCCGGAAAGTTATGAGGCCGGCGGAGGTGGCGGTGGCGTTAGGCGGAGCCGGGAAGAGGAACATGAGAGTAGATCTGGTAGTGATAACATGGACGGTGTTGGCTCCGGTGATGATCCTGACGGTGACGATGGAAAACCACCGAGAAAGAAAAGATACCACCGTCATACTCCTCAACAAATTCAAGAACTTGAAGCGTAAAGATTcattcattttatttttattttgttatacTGTACTTTTTTTTAACAAAAATAGGTTTTATGGATAAAAGTTCCATTTCTTTGAAAAaagttttgatttttctttatgGGTTTTTCTAGATTGTTTAAAGAGTGTCCTCATCCTGATGAAAAACAAAGATTGGAGCTTAGTAGAAGATTATGCTTAGAGACTAGACAGGTTAAGTTTTGGTTCCAAAATCGACGTACCCAGATGAAAGTAAGTTTAAATTTTGAGTATTTTGATATTTATAATGATGAATATGTAAAAAAGATTGAAGCTTTATGCTAAAAATGCTTGATTTTTATGCTTGTTAGACACAATTAGAGCGACATGAGAATTCGCTTCTTAGGCAAGACAACGATAAGCTACGAGCTGAAAACTTGGCGATTCGAGAGGCAATGAGGAACCCAATTTGTACAAATTGTGGTGGTCCTGCTATGATTGGTGATATTTCAATCGAAGAACAACATCTAAGGATTGAAAATGCTAGATTAAAAGATGAATTAGATCGTGTTTGTGCAATGGCTGGTAAATTTCTTGGTCGCCCGGTTTCTTCCATGGTTCCACCAATGCCGAACTCAAGTTTAGAACTCGGTGTTGGTGGTAATAATTTTGGTGGGGGTGGGCCTTTAGGCCCATCGGATTTCGGTATTGGGATTTCTAGTGCTTCATCGGTTGTGCCGTCTTCAAGAGCGAGTAATAATGTGATGGGGATTGATCATTCTCTTGAACGATCGATGTATCTTGAGCTGGCTTTAGCTGCTATGAATGAGTTGGTCAAATTAGCCCAAACTGATGATCCACTTTGGATTCGGTCCTTAGAAGGGGGTTGTGAAATTATGAATGAAAACGAGTATTCTCGGGTTATTACTCCGTGCGTAGGGATTAAACCAGATGAGTATGTTTCTGAGGCCTCGAGGGAGACTGGAATGGTGATCATCAATAGTTTGGCTCTTGTTGAAACACTTATGGATACGGTAGTTAAACATCTATTATGTTTCTATTAGTCATTATAAccttttttgtgaattttgatctaATTAATCTTTTTTGTTTAATTAGAACAAATGGGCAGAAATGTTTCCATGTATGATTGCTAGAGCTTCAACAACAGATGTGATTTCAATCGGTAT
Proteins encoded in this region:
- the LOC139864785 gene encoding homeobox-leucine zipper protein ANTHOCYANINLESS 2, which encodes MSFGGFLDNSHGGDGGATGGGGGARIVADISYNMRGGAMSQPLSKSMFSSPGLSLALQTTMEGGGGGGGGVGEMGRMPESYEAGGGGGGVRRSREEEHESRSGSDNMDGVGSGDDPDGDDGKPPRKKRYHRHTPQQIQELEALFKECPHPDEKQRLELSRRLCLETRQVKFWFQNRRTQMKTQLERHENSLLRQDNDKLRAENLAIREAMRNPICTNCGGPAMIGDISIEEQHLRIENARLKDELDRVCAMAGKFLGRPVSSMVPPMPNSSLELGVGGNNFGGGGPLGPSDFGIGISSASSVVPSSRASNNVMGIDHSLERSMYLELALAAMNELVKLAQTDDPLWIRSLEGGCEIMNENEYSRVITPCVGIKPDEYVSEASRETGMVIINSLALVETLMDTNKWAEMFPCMIARASTTDVISIGMGGTRSGALQLMHAELQVLSPLVPVREVNFLRYCKQHAEGVWAVVDVSIDSIRENTSSFSSCRRLPSGCVVQDMPNGYSKVTWVEHAEYNERLVHELYRPLIRAGMGFGAQRWVATLQRQCQCLAMLMSSAVPSGDHSTITPGGRKSMLKLAQRMTDNFCAGVCASTVYKWNKLCASNVDEDVRVMTRQSVDDPGEPPGIVLSAATSVWLPVSPQRLFDFLRDEQLRSEWDILSNGGPMQEMAHIPKGPDLGNRVSLLRASAMNASQSSMLILQETCIDAAGSLVVYAPVDIPAMHVVMNGGDSAYVALLPSGFAIVPDGPGNSGGGSETDNGDGNGNGGSGGSLLTVAFQILVNSLPTAKLTVESVETVNNLISCTVQKIKAALASDR